Part of the Aquimarina sp. TRL1 genome, GTGAATGCTTTATTGTCTGAAGGTTTTTCTCCTGTTATTGCATCTGATGGAGTTGCTTTATCGCTTTTAAAAAAAGAATTCCCGACCCTAGAAATGAAGGAGCTTCCTTCATACGATGTAACGTATTCAAAAAAAGCCAATCACTTCAAACTTAAAATGCTTCTTAATACGCCTAAAATTGCCCGGGCAATAAAAGAAGAGAAAAAGGCTACGAAAGAGATTATTTCATCAGGCGATTTTTGCGGGATTATTTCTGACAATCGACTGGGGGTACGCCATAAAAGCCTCCCTTCTGTTTTTATTACACACCAACTTACCGTACTAAGTGGAAAAACCACTGCAATCAGTACCAAAATCCACAACAAATACATTAAAAAATTTGACTCTTGCTGGGTTCCTGATATGGCTGGATCTCCTAATCTCAGCGGAGAACTGGGCCATCCTAAAAAAAGTTATATCCCCATCACCTATTTAGGTCCCCTGAGCAGGTTTACTCATGAAAACCTTCCTAAAAAATACGACATCATGATTTTGCTTTCCGGACCGGAACCGCAACGCAGTCTACTGGAAGAAAAGCTTATAAAAGAATTCAAGCAGAGTGATAAAAAAATTGTTTTTGTTAAAGGGCTTATAGAAGAAGAACACCGTTCTTATACCGAAAACAATATTACAGTCCATAATTATCTCACAGGAAATACACTTCAGGATGCTATCAATAACAGCAAATTAATTATTTCCCGATCTGGATACACTACGATTATGGACCTGGCAAAACTAAAGAAAAAGGCTTTCTTTATTCCTACACCCGGACAATTCGAACAAGAATACTTAGCCAAGATTTTATGTGAGAACAAAATTGTTCCCAGTTGCTCTCAAGATGAATTTACACTTCAAAAATTACAAGATATCAATCACTATAAAGGATTACGGTGTTTTAGTACTGATATCAACTACCGGGAATTGTTTAACCCGTTCCAGCGTAAA contains:
- a CDS encoding glycosyltransferase yields the protein MNKKVLVAPLNWGLGHATRCIPIVNALLSEGFSPVIASDGVALSLLKKEFPTLEMKELPSYDVTYSKKANHFKLKMLLNTPKIARAIKEEKKATKEIISSGDFCGIISDNRLGVRHKSLPSVFITHQLTVLSGKTTAISTKIHNKYIKKFDSCWVPDMAGSPNLSGELGHPKKSYIPITYLGPLSRFTHENLPKKYDIMILLSGPEPQRSLLEEKLIKEFKQSDKKIVFVKGLIEEEHRSYTENNITVHNYLTGNTLQDAINNSKLIISRSGYTTIMDLAKLKKKAFFIPTPGQFEQEYLAKILCENKIVPSCSQDEFTLQKLQDINHYKGLRCFSTDINYRELFNPFQRK